From Woronichinia naegeliana WA131, the proteins below share one genomic window:
- a CDS encoding ISKra4 family transposase, translated as MTVFSIEVRTQMLEIVGPTMGEFFFQKGGKKRSGNKRKIKTLVGEVEISQKQARKLKVSPKIVLSPGLEKCCLRASAKTSYQQAEEDIEELMGIKVGHSSLHRLVERTELPLAQAQSESAGVSIDGGKICLRGEEKEGGQWRDYKLVSLHGNVCEAFFQDPEGLKNWSNVQPLSPIVTFLGDGHPGIWNAVESFATQSWLIRREVLDWYHLKENLFKVGGSLKRLEAVEHLLWRGFVNKAIDAFDGVKSKRAKNFQAYLTKHYQRIPDYQYYQQLGIVIGSGDVESKIKQVGARVKLSGARWHLHNVSRILRLRCAYLNHSPLLSVNVLS; from the coding sequence GTGACCGTGTTCAGTATAGAAGTCAGAACCCAGATGTTAGAAATTGTGGGGCCAACAATGGGGGAGTTTTTTTTTCAGAAGGGGGGAAAAAAACGGTCTGGAAACAAGCGAAAAATCAAAACCCTAGTCGGAGAAGTGGAAATAAGCCAAAAACAAGCCAGAAAACTAAAGGTGTCGCCAAAAATCGTCTTAAGTCCAGGTTTAGAGAAATGCTGTCTAAGAGCCAGTGCGAAAACATCCTACCAACAAGCAGAAGAAGATATAGAGGAGTTGATGGGGATAAAAGTAGGACATAGCAGTTTACATCGCTTGGTAGAACGGACAGAACTGCCCTTAGCTCAAGCTCAGTCAGAGAGTGCGGGGGTCAGTATAGATGGGGGAAAGATTTGTCTGCGGGGCGAGGAGAAGGAAGGGGGACAGTGGCGAGATTATAAACTGGTGAGTCTTCATGGCAATGTCTGTGAAGCCTTTTTCCAAGACCCAGAGGGCTTAAAGAATTGGAGCAATGTTCAACCTTTGTCTCCAATAGTGACCTTTTTGGGAGATGGTCATCCCGGAATCTGGAATGCGGTAGAGAGTTTCGCCACTCAATCGTGGCTGATACGACGAGAGGTGTTGGATTGGTATCATCTCAAGGAGAATCTGTTCAAAGTGGGTGGCTCTCTCAAACGGCTAGAAGCAGTGGAGCATTTACTGTGGCGGGGTTTTGTGAACAAGGCAATAGATGCGTTTGATGGAGTCAAAAGCAAGAGGGCAAAGAATTTTCAAGCCTATTTGACGAAGCATTATCAGCGTATCCCTGATTACCAATACTATCAACAGCTTGGTATTGTGATTGGTTCTGGTGATGTGGAGTCTAAGATTAAACAGGTGGGAGCTAGGGTTAAATTGTCGGGAGCACGTTGGCATCTTCATAATGTTTCTCGTATTCTTCGGCTACGATGTGCTTATCTCAATCACTCTCCTCTTTTGAGTGTCAATGTATTATCTTAA
- a CDS encoding ISAs1 family transposase: MKLRPKYRLVEHFAEIDDPRIERTKRHKLIDILTIAILAVICGAEGWVTMESFGKAKHQWLKKILELPNGIPSDDTFARVFASLNPEQFQDCFLHWVKSIAEVSEGEVIAIDGKTLRHSYDNANGKGAIQMVSAWATANRLVLGQCKVESKSNEITAIPKLLKMLEVKGCIVTIDAMGTQTKIAQQIVGRGGDYVLALKGNQGNLCEDVEQLFAHAQSVNFVGIKHDFHQTIDKGHGRIEIRRCWTMEQTEFLLGAEKWAKLTSICMIKAERRLKDKTEYETRYYISSLPSNAQKLSQSVRSHWLIENSLHWVLDLAFNEDACRIRKDFAPENLAVLRHIALNLLTKENTLKLGIKNKRLRAGWDEDYLLKVLLG, encoded by the coding sequence ATGAAACTCCGACCCAAATATAGACTGGTAGAACACTTTGCCGAAATAGATGACCCTCGCATCGAACGAACAAAACGGCATAAACTCATTGATATTCTAACGATTGCCATCTTAGCCGTCATTTGTGGAGCAGAAGGTTGGGTAACCATGGAAAGTTTCGGCAAGGCTAAACATCAATGGCTAAAAAAAATTTTGGAATTGCCGAATGGCATCCCCTCCGACGATACGTTTGCGCGTGTATTTGCTAGTCTGAATCCAGAGCAATTTCAAGACTGTTTTCTGCATTGGGTCAAAAGTATAGCGGAGGTAAGTGAAGGAGAAGTGATAGCGATTGACGGCAAAACCCTTCGCCACTCCTATGACAATGCCAACGGAAAGGGCGCAATTCAGATGGTAAGTGCATGGGCAACAGCAAATCGTCTAGTACTAGGACAGTGCAAGGTGGAAAGCAAATCGAATGAAATCACGGCGATTCCTAAACTCCTGAAAATGCTAGAGGTCAAAGGTTGTATCGTAACGATTGATGCCATGGGAACTCAGACAAAGATTGCCCAACAGATAGTAGGGCGAGGGGGAGATTATGTTTTGGCATTGAAAGGCAATCAAGGTAATTTATGTGAGGATGTTGAACAATTATTTGCTCATGCTCAATCGGTTAATTTTGTGGGAATTAAGCATGATTTTCATCAAACAATAGACAAGGGACATGGACGGATTGAAATTCGCCGTTGCTGGACGATGGAACAAACAGAATTTTTGCTGGGTGCGGAGAAATGGGCAAAGTTGACGAGCATCTGTATGATTAAAGCGGAGAGACGATTGAAAGACAAAACAGAGTATGAGACTCGCTACTATATCAGTAGCCTGCCGAGTAATGCTCAAAAATTATCCCAATCTGTTCGTAGTCATTGGTTGATAGAAAACTCTTTACATTGGGTTCTAGACTTGGCCTTCAACGAGGATGCTTGTCGCATTCGTAAGGATTTTGCTCCTGAGAATTTAGCCGTCTTACGCCATATCGCTCTTAACTTGCTCACAAAGGAAAATACTCTGAAACTTGGTATCAAGAATAAACGGCTACGCGCTGGTTGGGACGAGGACTATCTCCTTAAGGTTTTACTCGGATAA